The proteins below are encoded in one region of Mycobacterium pseudokansasii:
- a CDS encoding acyclic terpene utilization AtuA family protein translates to MRIANCSGFYGDRLSAMREMLTGGDVDYVTGDYLAELTMLILGRDRMKNPDRGYAKTFLSQLEDCLGLACDRGVRIVANAGGLNPAGLADAIRALAQRLGVPARVAHVEGDDLLSRAAELGLGTPLTANAYLGAWGIVDCLNAGADVVVTGRVTDASVVVGSAAAHFGWGRTDYDQLAGAVVAGHVIECGVQATGGNYSFFTDVPGLIHAGFPLAEVHADGSSAITKHPGTGGLVSTDTVTAQLLYEITGARYANPDVTARMDTIALSADGPDRVRISGVVGEPPPPTLKVSLNSIGGFRNSMTFVLTGLDIEAKADLVRRQLEAALTVKPAELEWTLARTDHPDADTEEAASALLRCVVRDPDPANVGRQFSSAAVELALASYPGFTVTAPPGDGQVYGVYTPGYVDARQVPHVAVHPDGTRSEIACASETLELAPAAPTPLPEPLPAGPTRRAPLGLIAGARSGDKGGSANVGLWVRTDEQWRWLANTLTVEFLNELLPETADLDVTRHVLPNLRALNFVVEGILGQGVAYQARFDPQAKGLGEWLRSRHVDIPERLL, encoded by the coding sequence GTGCGGATTGCCAACTGCTCGGGTTTCTACGGCGACCGCCTCTCGGCCATGCGTGAGATGCTCACCGGTGGAGACGTCGATTACGTCACGGGCGACTACCTGGCCGAGCTGACCATGCTCATCCTGGGCCGCGACCGGATGAAAAATCCCGACCGGGGCTACGCCAAGACGTTCCTTAGCCAACTCGAGGACTGTCTGGGGCTGGCCTGCGACCGGGGGGTGCGGATTGTGGCCAACGCCGGCGGCCTGAACCCGGCCGGATTGGCCGACGCGATCCGGGCCCTCGCTCAGCGCCTCGGCGTCCCGGCCCGGGTCGCCCACGTCGAAGGCGACGACCTGCTGTCCCGGGCGGCCGAGCTCGGCCTCGGCACACCGCTGACGGCCAACGCCTACCTGGGTGCGTGGGGCATCGTCGACTGCCTCAATGCCGGAGCCGACGTCGTCGTGACCGGCCGGGTCACCGACGCCTCGGTGGTCGTCGGGTCGGCGGCCGCGCACTTCGGCTGGGGCCGCACCGACTACGACCAACTGGCCGGAGCGGTGGTCGCCGGTCACGTCATCGAATGCGGGGTGCAGGCCACCGGCGGCAACTACTCCTTCTTTACCGACGTGCCGGGCCTTATTCACGCCGGCTTCCCGCTGGCCGAGGTCCACGCCGACGGCTCCTCGGCGATCACCAAACACCCCGGCACCGGCGGTCTGGTCAGCACCGACACCGTCACCGCGCAGCTGCTCTACGAGATCACCGGCGCCCGCTACGCCAACCCGGACGTGACGGCGCGGATGGACACCATCGCGCTCTCGGCGGACGGCCCGGACCGGGTGCGCATCAGCGGTGTGGTGGGCGAGCCGCCGCCGCCCACCCTCAAGGTGTCGCTGAACAGCATCGGCGGCTTCCGCAACTCCATGACTTTCGTGCTGACCGGCCTCGACATCGAGGCCAAGGCGGATTTGGTGCGACGCCAGCTCGAAGCCGCGCTGACCGTCAAGCCCGCCGAACTCGAGTGGACCCTGGCCCGTACCGATCACCCCGACGCCGACACCGAGGAAGCGGCCAGTGCCTTGCTGCGCTGTGTGGTCCGCGATCCCGATCCCGCCAACGTCGGGCGACAATTCTCCTCGGCGGCAGTCGAATTGGCGTTAGCCAGCTATCCGGGCTTCACCGTGACCGCTCCGCCCGGCGACGGTCAGGTGTACGGCGTGTACACGCCGGGCTACGTCGACGCCCGGCAGGTGCCGCACGTCGCGGTTCATCCCGACGGCACCCGCAGTGAAATCGCCTGCGCTTCTGAGACTTTGGAGCTGGCACCGGCGGCTCCGACGCCGCTTCCCGAGCCGTTGCCAGCGGGACCGACCCGGCGTGCGCCGCTGGGTTTGATCGCCGGCGCCCGCAGCGGGGACAAGGGCGGTTCGGCCAACGTCGGGCTGTGGGTGCGCACCGACGAGCAGTGGCGCTGGCTGGCCAACACGTTGACCGTCGAGTTTCTCAACGAACTGTTGCCCGAGACGGCGGACCTCGACGTCACCCGGCATGTGCTACCCAATCTGCGGGCGCTGAATTTCGTGGTCGAGGGGATCCTGGGTCAGGGCGTCGCCTACCAGGCGCGTTTCGATCCGCAAGCCAAGGGGCTGGGCGAATGGCTGCGCAGCCGCCACGTCGACATTCCGGAGAGGCTGTTGTGA
- a CDS encoding acyl-CoA dehydrogenase family protein, with translation MNIWTTPEREQLRKTVRTFAEREVLPHIDAWERVGELPRDLHRRAGAAGLLGAGFPEAVGGGGGDGADSVIICEEMHQSGAPGGVFASLFTCGIAVPHMIASGDRRLIDTYVRPTLTGEKIGALAITEPGGGSDVGHLRTSAVRDGDHYVINGAKTYITSGVRADYVVTAVRTGGPGAAGVSLVVVEKGTPGFEVTRKLDKMGWRSSDTAELSYTDVRVPAANLVGGENTGFAQIAQAFVSERIGLAAQAYSSAQRCLDITALWCRDRETFGRPLISRQTVQNTLAEMARRIDVARVYSRHVVERQLAGETNLITQVCFAKNTAVEAGEWVANQAVQLFGGMGYMAESEVERQYRDMRILGIGGGTTEILTALAAKLLGYQS, from the coding sequence GTGAATATCTGGACCACACCGGAGCGCGAGCAGCTGCGAAAGACCGTCCGCACGTTCGCCGAACGAGAAGTCCTGCCGCATATCGACGCATGGGAGCGCGTCGGCGAGTTGCCGCGTGACTTGCACCGGCGCGCCGGGGCCGCCGGCCTGTTGGGAGCGGGTTTTCCCGAAGCCGTCGGCGGTGGCGGGGGCGACGGCGCCGACTCGGTGATCATCTGCGAGGAGATGCACCAATCCGGGGCGCCCGGCGGGGTCTTCGCGTCGCTGTTCACCTGCGGCATCGCGGTGCCGCACATGATCGCTTCCGGTGATCGACGGTTGATCGACACCTACGTTCGGCCCACCCTGACCGGTGAGAAAATCGGCGCGCTGGCCATCACCGAACCCGGCGGCGGTTCGGACGTCGGGCACCTGCGCACCAGCGCGGTGCGAGACGGCGACCACTACGTGATCAACGGCGCCAAAACCTACATCACCTCCGGGGTACGCGCCGACTACGTCGTCACCGCGGTACGCACCGGCGGTCCGGGGGCAGCCGGGGTTTCACTGGTGGTGGTCGAGAAGGGCACTCCAGGTTTTGAGGTCACCCGCAAGCTGGACAAGATGGGCTGGCGTTCCTCGGACACCGCCGAGCTGTCCTACACCGACGTGCGAGTGCCTGCGGCCAATCTTGTGGGCGGCGAGAACACCGGATTCGCCCAGATCGCCCAGGCCTTCGTCTCCGAACGGATCGGCCTTGCGGCACAGGCATATTCGAGCGCACAGCGATGTCTGGACATCACCGCGCTGTGGTGTCGCGACCGGGAGACATTCGGGCGTCCGCTGATCTCGCGTCAGACGGTACAGAACACCCTGGCCGAGATGGCCCGTCGGATCGACGTCGCCCGGGTCTATTCCCGCCACGTGGTGGAGCGTCAGCTTGCCGGTGAGACGAACCTGATTACGCAGGTGTGCTTCGCCAAGAACACCGCCGTCGAGGCCGGCGAATGGGTGGCCAACCAGGCCGTCCAGCTCTTCGGCGGGATGGGCTACATGGCCGAATCCGAAGTCGAACGCCAGTATCGGGACATGAGGATACTGGGCATCGGCGGCGGAACCACCGAAATCCTCACCGCGCTTGCCGCCAAACTGCTGGGGTATCAATCGTGA
- the rpmF gene encoding 50S ribosomal protein L32 produces the protein MAVPKRRTSRANTRSRRSQWKATSTELVGVTVAGRKHKVPRRLLKAARLGLVDLDRR, from the coding sequence ATGGCGGTACCCAAGCGCAGGACGTCGCGCGCGAATACCCGAAGCCGGCGCTCGCAGTGGAAGGCCACCTCGACCGAACTGGTCGGTGTCACCGTGGCCGGTCGGAAGCACAAAGTGCCCCGCAGGCTGCTCAAGGCGGCGCGTCTGGGCCTCGTCGACCTCGACCGGCGCTAG
- a CDS encoding acyl-CoA dehydrogenase family protein, which translates to MTDTSFIESEERQALRKAVAEWVSNYGHEYYLKKARAHQHTTELWSEAGKLGFIGVNLPEEYGGGGAGMYELSLVMEEMAAAGSALLLMVVSPAINGTIIAKFGTDEQKRRWLPGIADGSLTMAFAITEPDAGSNSHKITTTARRDGSDWILKGQKVYISGIDQAQAVLVVGRTEEAKTGKLRPALFVVPTDAPGFTYTPIEMELISPERQFQVFLDDVRLPADALVGAQDAAIAQLFAGLNPERIMGAASAVGMGRFALGKAVDYVKTRQVWSTPIGAHQGLAHPLAQCHIEVELAKLMMQKAATLYDHGDDVGAAEAANMAKYAAAEASTRAVDQAVQSMGGNGLTKEYGVAAMMTSARLARIAPISREMVLNFVAQTSLGLPRSY; encoded by the coding sequence ATGACAGACACCAGCTTCATCGAAAGCGAAGAGCGCCAGGCACTCCGCAAGGCGGTGGCCGAATGGGTGTCCAACTACGGCCACGAGTACTACCTGAAAAAGGCCCGCGCGCATCAGCACACCACCGAATTATGGTCCGAGGCGGGAAAACTCGGGTTCATCGGAGTGAACCTGCCCGAGGAGTACGGCGGCGGCGGCGCGGGCATGTACGAACTGTCGCTGGTGATGGAGGAGATGGCGGCAGCGGGCTCCGCACTGCTGCTGATGGTGGTGTCGCCGGCCATCAACGGCACCATCATCGCCAAGTTCGGCACCGACGAACAAAAGCGGCGCTGGCTGCCGGGCATCGCCGACGGATCGTTGACGATGGCGTTCGCGATCACCGAGCCGGACGCCGGGTCCAATTCGCACAAGATCACCACCACCGCCCGCCGCGACGGCAGCGACTGGATTCTCAAGGGCCAGAAGGTCTATATCTCCGGCATCGACCAGGCGCAGGCGGTACTCGTGGTGGGTCGCACGGAGGAGGCCAAGACCGGCAAGCTGCGCCCGGCGTTATTCGTGGTGCCCACCGACGCGCCCGGCTTCACCTATACGCCGATCGAGATGGAGCTGATCAGCCCGGAACGCCAGTTCCAAGTGTTCCTCGACGACGTCCGGCTGCCCGCCGATGCACTGGTCGGAGCCCAGGACGCCGCGATCGCACAGCTTTTCGCCGGCCTGAACCCTGAGCGCATCATGGGCGCGGCCAGCGCGGTCGGCATGGGCCGGTTCGCGCTGGGCAAGGCCGTCGACTATGTCAAAACGCGCCAGGTGTGGTCAACGCCGATCGGCGCGCATCAGGGGTTGGCACATCCGCTGGCGCAGTGCCACATTGAGGTTGAACTGGCCAAGCTGATGATGCAGAAGGCAGCCACGCTCTACGACCACGGCGACGACGTGGGCGCGGCCGAGGCGGCCAACATGGCCAAATACGCTGCGGCCGAAGCCTCGACCCGGGCGGTCGACCAGGCCGTGCAGTCCATGGGCGGCAACGGGTTGACCAAAGAATACGGCGTGGCCGCGATGATGACGTCGGCCCGGCTGGCCCGGATCGCCCCGATCAGCCGCGAGATGGTGCTGAACTTCGTCGCGCAGACATCGCTGGGCCTACCCCGGTCTTACTGA
- a CDS encoding acyl-CoA carboxylase subunit beta, whose translation MTVLQSTLDPRAGAYAEAAAATAAKLDEIAAELAKALAGGGPKYVDRHHARGKFTARERIELLVDPDSPFLELSPLAAYGSAFTVGASTVVGIGAVSGVECLIVANDPTVKGGTSNPWTLRKILRANQIAFQNRLPVISLVESGGADLPTQKEIFIPGGAMFRDLTRLSAAGIPTIALVFGNSTAGGAYIPGMCDHVVMIKERSKVFLAGPPLVKMATGEESDDESLGGAEMHARISGLADYFAQDELDAIRIGRRIVARLNWVKQGPAPGPVTEPLFDAEELVGIVPADLRIPFDPREVITRIVDGSEFDEFKPLYGSSLVTGWARLHGYPLGILANARGILFSEESQKATQFIELANRYDTPLLFLHNTTGYMVGKVYEEGGMIKHGSMMINAVSNSTVPHISLLIGASYGAGHYGMCGRAYDPRFLFAWPSAKSAVMGGAQLAGVLSIVARAAAEARGQQVDEAADTAMRAAVEGQIEAESLPLVLSGMLYDDGVIDPRDTRTVLGMCLSAIANGPIKGTSNFGVFRM comes from the coding sequence GTGACCGTTTTGCAGTCCACCCTCGACCCGCGTGCCGGCGCGTACGCCGAAGCGGCAGCGGCGACGGCCGCAAAGCTGGACGAGATCGCCGCCGAACTGGCGAAAGCGCTGGCGGGTGGCGGGCCCAAATACGTCGACCGTCATCACGCCCGCGGCAAGTTCACGGCCCGGGAACGCATCGAATTGCTCGTCGACCCGGACTCGCCGTTTCTCGAGCTGAGCCCGCTGGCGGCGTACGGCAGCGCCTTCACGGTCGGGGCCAGCACGGTCGTCGGCATCGGCGCCGTGTCCGGCGTGGAATGCTTGATCGTCGCCAACGACCCGACGGTCAAAGGCGGCACCAGCAACCCGTGGACGTTGCGAAAAATTCTGCGTGCCAATCAGATCGCTTTCCAGAACCGGCTTCCGGTGATCTCTCTGGTGGAATCCGGCGGGGCGGACCTGCCGACGCAGAAGGAGATCTTCATTCCCGGCGGAGCGATGTTCCGCGACCTCACCCGGCTGTCCGCAGCCGGGATTCCGACAATCGCACTGGTATTCGGCAACTCCACCGCGGGTGGCGCCTACATTCCCGGCATGTGCGATCACGTGGTGATGATCAAGGAACGCTCCAAGGTGTTCCTGGCGGGCCCGCCGCTGGTGAAGATGGCCACCGGCGAGGAGTCCGACGACGAGTCGCTGGGTGGGGCCGAAATGCATGCCCGCATTTCGGGTTTGGCCGACTACTTCGCGCAAGACGAGCTCGACGCCATCCGCATCGGACGTCGCATCGTGGCCCGGCTGAACTGGGTCAAGCAGGGGCCCGCGCCCGGGCCGGTCACCGAGCCGTTGTTCGACGCCGAGGAGCTGGTCGGCATCGTCCCGGCGGACCTGCGCATTCCGTTCGACCCGCGGGAGGTTATCACCCGCATTGTCGACGGCTCCGAATTCGACGAGTTCAAGCCGCTCTACGGCTCGTCGCTGGTGACCGGGTGGGCCCGGCTGCATGGCTATCCGCTGGGCATCCTGGCCAACGCGCGCGGCATACTCTTCAGCGAAGAGTCGCAAAAGGCCACCCAGTTCATCGAGCTCGCCAACCGCTACGACACGCCACTGTTGTTCTTGCACAACACCACCGGATATATGGTGGGCAAGGTCTACGAAGAGGGCGGGATGATCAAGCACGGCTCGATGATGATCAATGCCGTGTCCAACTCGACCGTTCCGCACATCTCGCTGTTGATCGGCGCGTCGTACGGTGCGGGCCACTATGGGATGTGCGGACGCGCCTATGACCCGCGGTTCCTGTTCGCCTGGCCCAGCGCCAAGTCCGCGGTGATGGGCGGCGCGCAGCTGGCGGGGGTGCTGTCCATCGTGGCCCGCGCCGCCGCCGAGGCCCGCGGCCAGCAGGTCGATGAGGCGGCCGACACAGCGATGCGTGCCGCTGTCGAAGGCCAGATCGAAGCCGAGTCGTTGCCGCTGGTGTTGTCCGGGATGCTCTACGACGACGGGGTGATCGACCCGCGCGACACCCGCACCGTGCTGGGAATGTGTTTGTCCGCCATCGCTAATGGCCCGATCAAGGGGACGTCGAACTTCGGCGTCTTCCGGATGTGA
- a CDS encoding acetyl/propionyl/methylcrotonyl-CoA carboxylase subunit alpha yields MPITRVLVANRGEIARRVFATCRRLGLGTVAVYTEPDATAPHVAEADARVRLPKTNDYLNAGAIIVAARAAGADAVHPGYGFLSENADFAAAVQEAGLTWVGPPVDAVRAMGSKIESKKLMAAAGVPVLDELDPDTVTEAQLPVLVKASAGGGGRGMRVVRELSALAAEVEAARREAQSAFGDPTVFCERYLPTGHHVEVQVLADMHGTVWAVGERECSIQRRHQKIIEEAPSPLVERIPGMRAKLFDAARLAASAIGYAGAGTVEFLADDDGEFYFLEMNTRLQVEHPVTEETTGLDLVELQIAVADGGRLDAEPPVAQGYSIECRLYAEDPAHGWQPQAGLVHSIDVPSVRAQFGTLGHRTGIRLDSGIVAGSTVSIHYDPMLAKVISYAPTRRQSALVLADALARTRLHGLRTNRELLVNVLRHPAFLDGETDTAFFDTHGLAELSAPLADATTIRLSVIAAALADAAHNRTIAAVFGSIPSGWRNLASGYQVKTYLDDSGEDHRIEYRFTRKGLDLPGDESVQLVSATPDQVVLADDSGVDRSFTVARYGQDVYVDSASGPVHLVALPRFPEPGSTVEQGSLVAPMPGNVIRLGAEVGDAVTAGQPLIWLEAMKMEHTISAPTDGVLTQLNVHTGQQVDVGAVLARVEGPEAQGDSQ; encoded by the coding sequence ATGCCGATCACTCGAGTTCTGGTTGCCAATCGCGGCGAGATCGCGCGGCGGGTGTTCGCCACCTGCCGACGGCTGGGCCTGGGCACCGTCGCCGTCTACACCGAACCGGACGCCACCGCGCCGCATGTCGCCGAGGCCGACGCCCGGGTGCGGCTGCCCAAGACCAACGACTACCTCAACGCCGGGGCCATCATCGTGGCCGCCCGGGCCGCAGGCGCCGATGCCGTACACCCCGGCTACGGGTTCCTCTCGGAGAACGCCGATTTCGCCGCCGCCGTGCAGGAGGCAGGCCTGACCTGGGTCGGCCCACCGGTGGACGCGGTGCGGGCCATGGGCTCCAAGATCGAGTCCAAGAAGCTGATGGCGGCCGCCGGGGTGCCGGTACTCGACGAGCTCGACCCGGACACGGTCACCGAAGCCCAGCTGCCAGTGCTGGTGAAGGCGTCCGCGGGCGGTGGTGGCCGCGGGATGCGGGTTGTTCGCGAATTGTCCGCCCTGGCAGCCGAAGTCGAGGCCGCCCGACGCGAGGCGCAGTCCGCGTTCGGTGATCCGACGGTGTTCTGTGAGCGTTATCTGCCCACCGGACACCACGTCGAGGTACAGGTCCTGGCCGACATGCACGGCACCGTATGGGCCGTCGGCGAACGAGAATGCTCCATTCAGCGCCGGCACCAGAAAATCATCGAAGAAGCGCCCTCACCGTTGGTGGAGCGTATACCCGGCATGCGTGCCAAGCTTTTTGACGCGGCCCGGCTGGCCGCCTCCGCCATCGGCTACGCCGGCGCCGGCACCGTGGAGTTCCTTGCCGATGATGACGGCGAGTTCTACTTCCTGGAAATGAACACCCGGCTGCAGGTCGAGCACCCAGTCACCGAGGAGACCACGGGACTGGATCTGGTCGAACTGCAGATCGCGGTTGCCGATGGCGGCCGGTTGGATGCTGAACCACCTGTGGCCCAAGGGTATTCGATCGAGTGTCGGCTCTACGCGGAGGACCCGGCGCACGGCTGGCAGCCGCAAGCCGGCCTGGTGCACAGCATCGACGTGCCGTCGGTCCGCGCGCAGTTCGGCACACTGGGGCACCGGACCGGGATCCGGCTGGACTCGGGGATCGTTGCCGGCTCGACGGTGTCGATCCACTACGACCCGATGCTGGCCAAGGTCATCTCCTACGCTCCGACGCGCCGGCAGTCGGCGTTGGTGCTCGCCGACGCGCTGGCCCGCACCCGCCTGCACGGCCTGCGTACCAACCGCGAGCTGTTGGTCAACGTGCTGCGTCACCCGGCATTTCTCGATGGCGAAACCGATACCGCGTTTTTCGACACGCACGGCCTGGCGGAGCTGTCGGCGCCGCTGGCCGACGCGACGACGATCCGGTTGTCGGTGATCGCCGCCGCCCTGGCCGACGCCGCGCACAATCGGACGATTGCTGCGGTGTTCGGCTCCATCCCCAGTGGCTGGCGCAACCTGGCGTCGGGCTATCAGGTCAAGACGTACCTCGACGACAGCGGCGAGGATCATCGCATCGAATACCGCTTCACCAGAAAGGGATTGGATCTTCCCGGCGATGAATCCGTCCAACTGGTATCGGCCACGCCGGACCAGGTGGTGCTGGCCGACGACAGCGGCGTGGACCGCAGCTTCACGGTGGCACGCTACGGCCAGGACGTCTACGTCGATTCCGCCAGCGGACCGGTGCATCTGGTCGCACTACCCCGCTTTCCCGAGCCGGGTTCGACCGTCGAGCAGGGATCGTTGGTGGCGCCGATGCCCGGCAATGTCATCCGCTTGGGCGCCGAGGTCGGCGATGCCGTCACAGCGGGTCAACCATTGATCTGGCTGGAGGCCATGAAGATGGAACACACCATCAGCGCGCCGACTGACGGTGTACTCACCCAGCTCAACGTCCACACCGGCCAGCAGGTCGACGTCGGTGCCGTGCTGGCACGCGTGGAAGGGCCAGAAGCACAAGGAGATTCACAATGA
- a CDS encoding HAMP domain-containing sensor histidine kinase, producing the protein MLGFRRRARVPLRTTSSLSLRWRVMLLAMSMVAMVVVLMSFAVYAVISAALYNDIDNQLQSRAQLLIASGSLAADPGKAIEGTAYSDVNAMLVNPGHSIYTANQPGQHLPVGAPEKAVIRGELFMSRRTAADQRVLAIHLPSGSSLLISKSLKPTEAVMTKLRAVLLIVGGVGVAVAAVAGGMVTRAGLRPVGRLTEAAERVARTDDLRPIPVFGSDELARLTEAFNLMLRALAESRERQARLVTDAGHELRTPLTSLRTNVELLMASMEPGAPRLPEQEMVGLRADVLAQIEELSTLVGDLVDLTRGDAGEVVHETVDMADVIDRSLERVRRRRNDIHFDVQVIPWQIYGDAAGLSRAALNLMDNAAKWSPPGGHVGVTLRQLDPSHAELAVSDRGPGIPVQERRLVFERFYRSASARAMPGSGLGLAIVKQVVLNHGGSLRVEDTVPGGQPPGTSISVLLPGRPMPGPTYPATPADTGARGEAGRFDGGAGDSANSRSSTNVISVDSQSARAR; encoded by the coding sequence ATGCTCGGGTTCCGCCGCCGGGCACGGGTACCGCTGCGAACCACCAGTTCGTTGTCCCTGCGGTGGCGGGTCATGCTGCTGGCAATGTCGATGGTGGCGATGGTCGTGGTTCTGATGTCGTTCGCGGTGTACGCGGTGATCTCGGCCGCCCTCTACAACGACATCGACAATCAGCTGCAGAGCCGCGCGCAGTTGCTGATCGCCAGTGGGTCGCTCGCCGCCGACCCGGGCAAAGCCATTGAGGGCACAGCGTATTCGGATGTCAATGCAATGCTGGTGAACCCGGGCCACTCGATCTACACCGCCAACCAGCCCGGACAGCACCTGCCCGTCGGAGCGCCGGAAAAGGCCGTCATCCGCGGCGAGTTGTTCATGTCGCGGCGGACAGCGGCCGATCAGCGGGTGCTTGCCATCCATTTGCCGAGCGGCAGTTCCCTGCTGATCTCCAAAAGTTTGAAACCCACCGAGGCGGTGATGACCAAACTTCGCGCGGTACTGCTGATCGTGGGCGGTGTCGGCGTGGCGGTCGCTGCGGTGGCCGGCGGGATGGTCACCCGGGCGGGGTTGCGCCCGGTGGGCCGCCTCACCGAGGCGGCCGAGCGGGTAGCGCGAACCGACGACCTGCGACCCATCCCGGTATTCGGCAGCGACGAATTGGCCAGGCTTACCGAGGCGTTCAACCTGATGTTGCGGGCGCTGGCCGAATCCCGGGAACGACAGGCCAGGTTGGTCACCGATGCCGGGCACGAGTTGCGCACCCCGTTGACCTCCCTCCGCACCAACGTCGAACTGCTGATGGCGTCGATGGAGCCCGGAGCGCCGCGACTGCCGGAGCAGGAGATGGTCGGCCTGCGTGCCGATGTGCTGGCCCAGATCGAGGAATTGTCCACTCTGGTAGGCGATTTGGTGGACCTGACGCGCGGCGACGCCGGTGAAGTGGTGCACGAGACGGTCGACATGGCCGACGTCATCGACCGCAGCCTGGAGCGGGTCAGGCGGCGGCGCAACGACATTCACTTCGATGTCCAGGTGATTCCCTGGCAGATCTACGGTGACGCCGCCGGGTTGTCACGGGCTGCGCTCAACCTCATGGACAACGCGGCCAAGTGGAGTCCACCCGGGGGCCACGTAGGCGTGACGCTGAGACAACTCGACCCGTCACACGCCGAGCTGGCGGTTTCGGACCGCGGTCCCGGCATTCCCGTGCAAGAACGGCGTCTGGTGTTCGAGCGGTTCTACCGGTCCGCATCGGCGCGGGCGATGCCGGGTTCGGGCCTGGGCCTGGCGATCGTCAAGCAGGTGGTGCTCAATCACGGTGGATCGCTGCGGGTTGAAGACACGGTTCCAGGTGGCCAGCCCCCGGGAACATCGATTTCTGTGCTGCTGCCCGGCCGCCCGATGCCGGGTCCGACCTACCCGGCGACCCCGGCCGATACCGGCGCCAGGGGCGAGGCCGGCCGTTTTGATGGGGGCGCCGGGGACTCTGCGAACTCACGGAGTTCGACGAACGTTATCTCAGTGGATTCTCAGTCCGCGCGCGCAAGGTAG
- the mprA gene encoding two-component system response regulator MprA, translating into MRILVVDDDRAVRESLRRSLSFNGYSVELAHDGLEALDMIASDRPDALVLDVMMPRLDGLEVCRQLRSTGDDLPILVLTARDSVSERVAGLDAGADDYLPKPFALEELLARMRALLRRTKPDDTAESVAMRFSDLSLDPVTREVTRGQRRISLTRTEFALLEMLIANPRRVLTRSRILEEVWGFDFPTSGNALEVYVGYLRRKTEADGEPRLIHTVRGVGYVLRETPP; encoded by the coding sequence GTGCGAATTCTTGTCGTCGACGACGATCGTGCGGTACGCGAGTCGCTGCGCCGGTCGCTTTCCTTCAACGGCTACTCGGTCGAACTGGCCCACGACGGGCTCGAGGCTCTCGACATGATCGCCAGCGATCGGCCCGACGCACTCGTGCTGGATGTCATGATGCCGCGGCTGGACGGCTTGGAGGTGTGCCGTCAGCTGCGCAGCACCGGCGACGACCTGCCGATCCTGGTGCTCACCGCCCGTGACTCGGTTTCCGAGCGGGTGGCCGGCCTCGACGCCGGCGCCGACGACTACCTGCCGAAGCCGTTCGCTCTCGAAGAATTGCTGGCGCGGATGCGGGCATTGCTGCGCCGCACCAAGCCCGACGACACCGCCGAGTCGGTGGCCATGCGCTTCTCCGACCTCAGCCTGGACCCGGTAACCCGTGAGGTCACCCGCGGGCAGCGCCGCATCAGCCTCACCCGCACGGAATTCGCCTTGCTGGAGATGCTCATCGCCAATCCGCGACGGGTGCTCACCCGCAGCCGCATCCTCGAAGAGGTGTGGGGCTTCGACTTTCCCACGTCCGGCAATGCGCTGGAGGTCTACGTGGGGTATCTGCGCCGCAAGACCGAGGCCGATGGCGAGCCGCGGCTGATCCACACCGTCCGGGGAGTGGGTTACGTGCTACGCGAAACGCCACCCTGA